ctacaatttattttttataatttcagaaaaacgATTCGTATAAAATTACGTATGGTGATTATTACGATGTAATTTGGatgtattttcaaattcaatgtCCTTTAAAAGCAAAAACCCAAATTTCAGAAGGGGGGGGgggattaaatattttttctgactTGTAAACGATAGCTCTCCATTATCcaactttttttgtttccaaaatgTTATCACTCATCGTACCCCTCGCATCTATAGAATTATTATGTTTCTTATTCAATAGTTTCTAattgctaaaatttaaaaatataaaatcatttggCACAGGTACCTAAATTTAAtcgtataacaagtgaaaacaaacaattgactgagttaattgttgaaataccatgcatagacaatgttgattactctatcacattacacatacatacccgtataatacatactatatatacccttataatacatactatacaatttacgcctaatttgcgccctcacgggtaaacagtgatgtttacgaaaaaatgttttaaacaaaagttggttatttttttataaggaacaatttttacatttgaacttttgttctatttctaacggtttacaaggtaggtcaagacccaattgacctatgttgctcatttacgaacttgacctcactttttacgtcctgaggacgctgtaaaaatttcagcttgatatcatttttcgtttttgagtaatcgtgttggCAGATAGAgggacaaacggacagacggacagacaaccgaaaatggactaattagttgattttataaacacctataccaaaattttgtgcatagcattaatatttttaagcgttacaaacttgggactaaacttaatatacattgcatattacatatatgcatggtataaaaatgcttaacttatagaaattgaaaaaacgGATCTATAAATAGCGATGGTAGTACCTCCAATTAAGATACAGCTACAATATTCCTAGAGATCAAGAAACCGTTAAATCATTAAAACAATTCGACGACATTCTAAACAATTATTGAATTGTGTATTTGTAAAAGTAATTggatttgataataatttatatataattgctcatttacaaaaatGCGGTTCTTATCATTATATGCATGATTTATAAAacagtatttaatgaatatcgATTATTTGATTGTAGGGTGTACAAACAGAAAAAAGTATAAGTTTTACACTTTCAAAAGAAAAGGGTCAAATTATTCCTGTCAAGCCAGAATTAAGTATTGCTCAATGCATAGTGACAGATATAGTTGGGAAAAACGCGTTTGTAACAGCACAGCCTTTAGTGGACAAAATGGTGAATAACTTTCTcctaaacaattaatttttaaataattttataataatttttcataggtTGTTGTTAGCGAAGAAGCAATTGCCGCAGCAATGTTGCGAATATTCGAAGCAGACAAATGTGTTGTTGAGGGTGCCGCTGCTTCATCCGTAGCTGCCTTAATGTCTGGTCAATTAGGCAGCCATTTACGCCATAAACGAGTAGTGGTTGTGTTAACTGGCGGAAATATTGATGTAGTTATGTTTACTCGATGTTTGCAATTGGGTTTAATTGAAGAAAATCGTATTATTCCAGTATTAGTAACTATACAAGATCGTCCAGGAAGCTCAGCAGAATTATTTCGGCAGTTAGCAACAATTGGTGTATCCATACGAAATATTATTACACGTCGTGACATTCATTCTGATGATGTTTACAACGTTGAGGTATTTAGATTCTTTTGTCAGatttaacttaataattttatcaaaaaaatgatcaataaccTAAATTCCATACAATATCAATCGGAAACATTTGTAAACTAGCTCGTTTGTCGGATTAACAGTAAGACTAAAATATAACGGAGATATTATAGGTTCATGGAGACTTAGCCCAATAAATTccggacaaaaatttaaaaaatctaaagcctggaatgattttcaaaaagttttgccGAAATATTATTAGACTATTATTTGAATCTGGTTAGCATTTTTTTAGTCGGCAGTATCACAGCTAGTTTCTGaagtgtttatttaatttttaatcatacaTCTAGCTAGTCGCCTTCAGAGTATATTTCGccttaatgttttaaaattatgaaattataactttattatcATTGTGAATAACTATTGTACATAAACATTGGTTTAAGCTTGAATTGCAATGCGAAGTACGTGATGAGGAGCATGGTGTTGAATTATATCGACTACTGAAAGAACGTtatccaaaaaatgtaaaatttgtagaatCTGGACCATTATTTACGAACTTAGAACAAATTTCACCAATGCAACCAGAGCTTATTCCTCAATGTAAGAGTTTGTCTTCACATTTCTAATTTTCCACGCTTAATAtttcattgtaatttttttagctaATAATCCATTAGTAAACGAGTTGGGTAGTATGAATAAAGATGCTGTTACATCATTGAGAGGATTACAGCGTGAAATTCTTTTAGGTGAGGAACATCTATTTTataatcgtcaattttttaCTGCTCTTAACTGCGTGAATTagcaagtaaataatatttcaatcagttatgaattattattcgCAATACATATTACGataaagtgttaaaaaataCGCATCGGCCTCTAAAGTacttatatttacatattaaattttctaaattctgGATAAGGCAATCGGAGGATGTTTATGGcaaaaaaacaattatctaCCCGACTGACTGAAGTGAGGCGTATATATGTCTTACAGATTAGCAGTGCCAGGCTTATAAAATGGctcagtaaatattattatttcgttATAAAGTGTTTCAGCTCCTTTGGATACGAAAAATACCACGATAATTAGAATGATGCTCTCATATTTAAAGATAAGTTTATCCGTgcacttttttcaatttcctgAAATTGTCTCTAAACAATTACTACAGAACATTTTCTGTAGAGATTATAAAAGAAGGAtacttatatatacaaaatattggcCATGCATCTAAAACACTAAATACATACTGCACAATATttatctacaaaataaaaataggtgTGAAATTCTCAACCTCATGAATAAATTGTCATAATAATTCGTGAAGTATCGAATGATGATATTTTCAACTTAGTATTCCATCCGGATATAAGActggaaaagtattttttattacagacAGTATTGAAGAAGACCGTGAAAGTATCATTAAAAAACTGCGTTCGAAGACCATTTCTCATCACTCATACCACCTCTTTTATAGGTGGTaaagtgattattattattaactacttATTCCTGTCAAAAATGGAATATTCAGACTAGAAATGCTTtcttaaatttgcaatttttatctGTTCTgtgtaaaaatacaaaactttggGTAGGTATTTGTATGTGTGTATAAAATAAAGGAAGAGACCTCTGGTCTGAATCCCATATTTCTCCCggtttattgtttatttgttaataaacaataatttgttatttcaaTGAAACAACCAATGTTAAAGTGgacttttattacaaaattaataaataggcaacttgaattacgtatacattatacatgtataatatttttcgattatttgacaaacacttagcATTTAAGTATACTAGCTGCCAAGTTACTAATTtattaagtgaactttaacattgatcgtttcattgaatcaaaaatttattgtttattatcaaatagAACCATTTGCATCACTAACTCATGccatactaatgatatttgacacctaagaaacacattccatgaggatttagcaaaatgcgagcggtttctttcattttcctttattagccgatttttctaacatcttttattgtactattagTGGTAAATACTTACAATTATTAAAGACGCGacacggtttttttttatttgaatttttaacgaGTTAAAAGGTTGCGATTTTTTTACCGAATGTAGCTTGTACATAGAGGCTGTGTCTAAAATATAACTACTAGGATATGTaggtattattttaatcatattttttgttttttaattacagaTAAAAACTACCAAAGTTGTTCAACCGCAGGTAATCTCCAGGCATACCCACATCTGGGTGATTCTAACAAACGTTAAAACAgatattcatacatacatagtaacaattattattattgcgaACGAATAATGGAAGGAGTTAAGGGAGGGTTAATATTAGGATGGGATAGAGAAGATTTCGTCATGATGTTTTAGGTGGTGATGTTCAATAAtgtaaaagaacattttttgctgGGTGGTTGTAATGTTTGTAAAACTATGCACATGGTTTCAAGCGATTACatagtgaaaatttatttgtgtatggACTTatccataatattttttaaaattgtaactacgtaataaaatttaaaccaaacttgtagtcataattaaacaaaatgaaaatttataataatattaaaaaaaaataagttaaagaTGCATTCCGCCAGTTTATCTCAATTGCTGATTTTTGATTCGTTGACATAACAAATCCTCTCCAAAATTTTGAGCTGTTCCATTCTTGTGAACCAAAAGtcgattaaaattgaataattttcacgTACAATGAAggatatttcttattttaaaataatttctaataaaatagcattctaaattttctttaaagaagtttttttaaatagactAAATTTAAACTGCATAGTTagttatataatacaatttaaaatgtgAATTTTCAGTGAACACGTCCCCCATTGAAACAGATGAATATCACCAGAGATTTGTGTTCTGATCACGATGacgataataaaaacttttgtgtattattattgaatgaatattgtttttttaaatattataaaaaatatcattttgtgttgttattttttgttttattttgtattttaatgctGTGTTTGATTATTCTTGGTGGTATGTTACGTGTATGCATTGTTATATGATTGACgcatttgataaatttaaaatagtgatgtcattttattaatctttattaagCCTTGTGATGCGACGCGAATCTTATTTTTACAGAAGTAACGCAAGTGAGTTTGTCAAATTCGTAACTCGGAGGAAAATGAATTTGGCTCAAGTTCGTAATACTCGAGCTACcggtttttacttatttttttaaattttatttcatactaGCAGTTTGGGTTTCGTGTTACTCGCTGTTATGTAACTTTATAttgatgaaagaatttttaaaattggtccAGTAGTTTTAGAGTTTATCCactaccaacaaaaaaaaaaaatcaaacaaacagaaactcaaatatttcctctttgtataattattgtcgattaattaataattaatatggatACTGGAATGAATGTACTTAAAAATGggtatatttacaatttttctatgaattctTACCACTAGgaacattttaatttcatttttttcgtgCAAGTGGCTACTCTGAGATTTGT
This genomic interval from Chrysoperla carnea chromosome 1, inChrCarn1.1, whole genome shotgun sequence contains the following:
- the LOC123306022 gene encoding L-threonine dehydratase catabolic TdcB-like — translated: MVEIRSHLSRDLSIDIWLKKECNQVTGSFKERSARYMLMTLRDDFKQKGVFAATCGNFGESLSYCASQLNILMTIIMPLSVPLIHIQKCRKYNANVIVQGNDLIEAKLIAKKLAREAETLCLNTDDYNAIAANGTVGLEIYDQVGDIDAVIVPVGTGSLIAGVATAIKGLNSNVQIIGVQTEKSISFTLSKEKGQIIPVKPELSIAQCIVTDIVGKNAFVTAQPLVDKMVVVSEEAIAAAMLRIFEADKCVVEGAAASSVAALMSGQLGSHLRHKRVVVVLTGGNIDVVMFTRCLQLGLIEENRIIPVLVTIQDRPGSSAELFRQLATIGVSIRNIITRRDIHSDDVYNVELELQCEVRDEEHGVELYRLLKERYPKNVKFVESGPLFTNLEQISPMQPELIPQSNNPLVNELGSMNKDAVTSLRGLQREILLDKNYQSCSTAGNLQAYPHLGDSNKR